In the Rhinoderma darwinii isolate aRhiDar2 chromosome 13, aRhiDar2.hap1, whole genome shotgun sequence genome, one interval contains:
- the GJC1 gene encoding gap junction gamma-1 protein → MSWSFLTRLLEEIHNHSTFVGKIWLTVLIVFRIVLTVVGGESIYYDEQSKFECNTDQPGCENVCYDAFAPLSHVRFWVFQIILVATPPLLYLGYAIHKIAKMDERNEYDKKARVRAMSLRWKQNRALEEVEDDNEEDPMMYPETELDSDRGKLSHKRIKHDGRRRIKADGLLRIYILQLLVRTVFEVGFLAGQYFLYGFEVITRYECHRKPCPHTVDCFISRPTEKTIFLLIMYGVSCLCLLLNVWEMLHLGFGTIRDALNNRGKQVDDSSSYNYPFSWNTPSAPPGYNIAVKPEQLHYTELTNAKIAYKQNRANIAQEQQYGNSEDNIPTELEHLQREVRVAQERLETAIQAYSSHNNPPSTKEKRSKKGSSKSSVSSRSGDGKTSVWI, encoded by the coding sequence ATGAGCTGGAGTTTCTTGACACGTCTGTTAGAAGAAATCCATAATCATTCAACGTTTGTGGGAAAAATTTGGCTGACTGTGCTTATAGTGTTTCGCATTGTTCTGACTGTTGTGGGAGGAGAATCCATTTACTATGATGAACAGTCTAAGTTTGAGTGCAACACTGATCAGCCTGGTTGTGAAAACGTCTGCTATGATGCCTTTGCCCCCCTTTCCCATGTTCGGTTCTGGGTATTTCAGATTATCTTGGTGGCTACTCCACCTCTCTTGTACTTAGGCTATGCTATtcacaaaattgcaaaaatggATGAGCGTAACGAGTATGACAAGAAGGCAAGAGTTAGAGCTATGTCCTTACGCTGGAAGCAAAATCGTGCTCTCGAAGAGGTGGAAGATGACAATGAAGAGGACCCCATGATGTATCCAGAGACTGAACTGGACAGTGACAGAGGAAAATTAAGCCACAAGAGGATAAAACATGATGGACGAAGGCGGATAAAAGCTGATGGACTGTTAAGAATTTACATACTTCAGTTGTTGGTGAGGACTGTTTTTGAGGTTGGATTCTTGGCCGGCCAATATTTCTTGTATGGCTTTGAAGTGATTACAAGATATGAATGCCACCGGAAACCCTGTCCCCATACCGTAGACTGCTTTATATCCCGGCCCACTGAGAAGACTATCTTCTTGTTAATCATGTATGGGGTTAGCTGTTTGTGCCTGCTCCTGAATGTTTGGGAGATGCTCCACCTTGGGTTTGGCACAATACGGGATGCACTTAATAACAGGGGGAAACAAGTGGATGATTCTTCATCATATAATTATCCTTTCTCGTGGAACACCCCTTCAGCTCCCCCTGGATATAACATAGCTGTGAAACCAGAACAGCTCCATTATACAGAACTTACAAATGCCAAAATAGCTTATAAACAGAACAGGGCCAATATTGCTCAGGAACAACAGTATGGGAACAGTGAAGACAATATTCCCACTGAACTAGAACACCTTCAACGCGAGGTCCGCGTGGCTCAGGAACGTCTGGAAACTGCTATCCAAGCTTACAGTAGCCATAACAACCCACCTTCCACCAAAGAGAAGAGGTCCAAAAAAGGCTCAAGTAAGAGCAGTGTCAGCAGtcgttctggagatggaaagaccTCTGTGTGGATTTAA